The following coding sequences are from one Passer domesticus isolate bPasDom1 chromosome 11, bPasDom1.hap1, whole genome shotgun sequence window:
- the B3GNT5 gene encoding lactosylceramide 1,3-N-acetyl-beta-D-glucosaminyltransferase: protein MFVSPRRVRKCHFLQICATCFILSLMLFWVPFDNHIVSHMKSYSYRYLINSYHFVNDSLSISRDNLNRVSSYQYLINHREKCQQQDVLLLLFVKSSPENRHRRDAIRQTWGNEKYVRSQLNANIKTLFALGQPTRHLQKTQQQRQLELEDQKYQDLIQQDFLDTFHNLTLKLLLQFSWVNAYCPHARFIMSADDDIFIHMPNLIAYLQSLTQMGAQDLWIGRVHRGSPPVRDKSSKYYVPYEMYQWPSYPDYTAGAAYVISNDVAAKVYEASLTLNTSLYIDDVFMGLCANKMGIVPQYHVFFSGEGKAPYHPCIYNKMMTSHGHVDDLRQLWKQATDPKVKKITSGIWGRMYCRLVNIVLLCKLYYVDTYPCSAAFS, encoded by the coding sequence ATGTTTGTTAGTCCCAGAAGAGTcagaaaatgccattttttgCAGATATGTGCCACTTGCTTCATACTGTCTCTCATGCTTTTTTGGGTACCGTTTGATAATCACATTGTGAGCCATATGAAGTCCTATTCCTACAGATACCTCATAAATAGCTACCATTTTGTGAATGACAGCCTGTCCATCAGCAGGGATAACCTGAACAGAGTATCAAGCTACCAGTACTTGATCAACCACAGAGAGAAATGTCAGCAGCAGGATGTCCTTCTCCTATTGTTTGTGAAGTCTTCTCCTGAAAACCGTCATCGAAGGGATGCAATTAGACAAACGTGGGGTAATGAGAAGTATGTTCGTTCCCAACTTAATGCCAACATTAAAACCCTTTTTGCTTTAGGACAACCAACACGCcatctgcagaaaacacagcagcaaagaCAACTTGAGCTCGAAGACCAGAAATACCAGGATTTGATTCAGCAAGACTTCTTGGATACTTTTCACAATCTTACTCTTAAATTGCTTTTGCAGTTTAGCTGGGTGAATGCCTACTGTCCTCATGCCAGGTTCATTATGTCTGCAGATGATGACATATTTATCCATATGCCTAATCTCATTGCTTATCTCCAAAGTCTCACACAAATGGGTGCTCAAGATCTCTGGATTGGTCGTGTCCATCGTGGATCCCCTCCCGTAAGAGACAAGAGTAGCAAATACTATGTTCCATATGAAATGTACCAGTGGCCCTCTTACCCTGACtacacagcaggagctgcttaTGTAATATCAAATGATGTAGCAGCTAAAGTCTATGAGGCTTCATTGACTCTGAATACAAGTCTTTATATAGATGATGTTTTCATGGGTCTCTGTGCCAATAAAATGGGAATTGTACCACAATATCATGTATTCTTTTCTGGGGAAGGAAAGGCTCCATATCATCCCTGCATTTATAACAAGATGATGACATCTCATGGACACGTAGATGATCTCCGCCAGCTCTGGAAGCAGGCTACAGATCCCAAAGTTAAAAAGATCACTTCAGGGATTTGGGGTAGGATGTACTGCAGACTAGTCAATATTGTGCTTCTCTGTAAACTGTACTATGTGGACACGTATCCTTGTTCAGCTGCGTTTTCTTAA